From Rhodamnia argentea isolate NSW1041297 chromosome 10, ASM2092103v1, whole genome shotgun sequence, a single genomic window includes:
- the LOC115747614 gene encoding growth hormone-regulated TBC protein 1-A, which produces MYGTLSKRDLALELQSQIPILRPSIHSRRANLTVKFQDLYGFTVEGNVDDVNVLNEVREKVREQGRVWWALEASKGANWYLQPEISNGIALKSSLKISALANAITLKRLIRKGIPPVLRPKVWFSLSGAAKKKSTVPESYYNDLIKAVEGKVTAATRQIDHDLPRTFPGHPWLDTPEGHAALRRVLVGYSFRDSDVGYCQGLNYVAALLLLVMKTEEDAFWMLAVLLENVLVNDCYTTNLSGCHVEQRVFKDLLTKNCPGIAAHLEALEFDVSLVATEWFLCLFSKSLPSETTLRVWDILFYEGAKVLFHVALAIFKMKEDELLLTHHVGDVINVLQRTTHELFDPDDLLTVAFDKIGSMTTTTLSKQRKKQEPAVMAELDQRLRRLNSLKMEDK; this is translated from the exons ATGTATGGGACGCTGAGCAAGAGGGACCTGGCCCTCGAGTTGCAGTCTCAAATCCCAATCTTGAGGCCGAGCATCCATTCGAGGAGGGCCAATCTGACCGTCAAGTTCCAAGACCTCTACGGGTTCACCGTGGAAGGTAATGTGGACGATGTTAATGTCTTGAACGAGGTGAGGGAGAAGGTCCGAGAGCAAGGCCGCGTTTGGTGGGCTCTCGAGGCGAGCAAAGGCGCGAATTGGTACTTGCAGCCGGAGATTTCGAATGGGATTGCGCTCAAATCGTCCCTCAAGATATCGGCTTTGGCCAACGCGATCACGTTGAAGAGGCTGATAAGGAAGGGGATTCCTCCGGTTCTGAGGCCTAAGGTCTGGTTCTCTCTTTCCGGGGCTGCGAAGAAGAAGTCCACCGTGCCGGAGAGTTATTACAATGATCTGATCAAGGCTGTGGAGGGCAAGGTCACGGCTGCTACGAGACAGATTGATCAT GATCTACCACGAACCTTCCCTGGTCACCCATGGTTGGACACTCCGGAGGGTCATGCTGCTCTCCGACGTGTCCTAGTCGGATACTCTTTCCGTGATTCCGATGTTGGTTACTGTCAG GGTCTAAACTATGTTGCAGCATTATTGTTGCTTGTGATGAAAACAGAAGAAGATGCATTTTGGATGCTTGCTGTTTTACTAGAAAACGTGTTGGTTAATGACTGCTACACCACTAATTTATCTGGATGTCATGTTGAACAAAGAGTTTTTAAAGACTTGCTGACTAAAAATTGCCCCgg GATAGCTGCTCATTTGGAAGCACTGGAGTTCGATGTATCTCTTGTTGCCACAGAGTGGTTCCTGTGCCTCTTCTCTAAAAGCCTGCCTTCGGAG aCAACTCTCAGAGTTTGGGATATTCTTTTCTATGAGGGGGCTAAGGTTCTATTTCACGTAGCTCTGGCCATCTTCAAG ATGAAGGAGGATGAGCTGCTTCTAACCCATCATGTAGGTGACGTAATTAACGTATTGCAGAGAACAACTCACGAACTCTTTGACCCTGATGACCTATTGACA GTTGCATTCGATAAAATTGGTTCAATGACCACAACCACTCTATCGAAGCAAAGGAAGAAGCAGGAGCCAGCAGTAATGGCGGAGCTTGATCAGAGACTCAGAAGATTAAATTCGCTTAAGATGGAGGACAAGTAA